Proteins encoded by one window of Dietzia sp. B32:
- a CDS encoding DUF2017 domain-containing protein, giving the protein MKAWQRKSSLGGARIKSVMESHEVQILHALVSNVVDMLEQRRDSAPRDELAEITGMRSGHSQVPAEAPLARLLPDFHRPEAADRVDGSDADRAAVARAHNSGMRMIHEPAIIDAKLDCAGAVLRSLPSRGGTVSLTLEQANSWMRCLNDVRLGLGAVLLEAGSSDGTAATDIPEYVPDDDPRSAQLDVYHWLTFMQDSLCTALDG; this is encoded by the coding sequence GTGAAGGCCTGGCAGCGCAAGTCGTCCCTGGGCGGGGCCCGAATCAAGTCGGTCATGGAGAGCCACGAGGTGCAGATTCTGCACGCCCTGGTCTCCAACGTGGTGGACATGTTGGAGCAGCGCCGGGATTCCGCGCCCCGCGACGAGTTGGCCGAGATCACCGGGATGCGCAGTGGTCACTCGCAGGTCCCCGCCGAGGCGCCACTGGCGCGGTTGTTGCCGGACTTCCACCGCCCCGAGGCCGCCGACCGGGTGGACGGCTCCGACGCGGACCGGGCAGCCGTGGCGCGGGCCCACAACTCGGGCATGCGGATGATCCACGAGCCGGCGATCATCGACGCCAAGCTCGACTGCGCGGGCGCGGTGCTGCGCTCGTTGCCCTCGCGCGGCGGGACCGTGTCGCTGACCCTCGAGCAGGCGAATTCCTGGATGCGCTGCCTCAACGACGTGCGACTGGGACTGGGCGCTGTTCTGCTGGAGGCGGGCTCGTCCGACGGGACCGCCGCCACCGACATCCCCGAGTACGTTCCTGACGACGATCCCCGGTCCGCCCAGCTGGATGTGTACCACTGGCTGACCTTCATGCAGGACTCCCTGTGCACGGCTCTGGACGGGTGA
- the murI gene encoding glutamate racemase, producing MTHRDPQAPIGVFDSGAGGLTVARAIVDQLPDESVVYVGDTANGPYGPLPLAQVRAHALAVADQLVDRGVKALVIACNTASAAMLRDARERYPVPVVEVIQPAARRAVATTRSGRIGVIATRATVASRAYDDAVAAAAGIELTSVACPKFVEFVERGITSGRQVLGLAEAYLAPIRDADVDTLVLGCTHYPLLSGVVQLAAGDHVTLVSSAEETAKDVLRVLTAEDLLRPHDPADPATHEYLVTGDPDAFRRVASRFLGPGMVSVGRAGTS from the coding sequence GTGACGCACCGCGACCCGCAGGCTCCCATCGGGGTGTTCGACTCGGGCGCCGGTGGACTGACGGTGGCCCGGGCGATCGTCGACCAACTGCCCGACGAGTCGGTCGTCTACGTCGGTGACACCGCCAACGGACCGTACGGCCCGCTGCCGTTGGCTCAGGTCCGTGCCCATGCCCTGGCGGTGGCGGACCAGCTCGTCGACCGCGGGGTGAAGGCGTTGGTGATCGCGTGCAACACCGCGTCGGCGGCGATGCTCCGGGACGCCCGCGAGCGCTACCCGGTGCCGGTGGTGGAGGTCATCCAGCCGGCCGCCCGACGCGCGGTGGCCACCACCAGGTCGGGCCGGATCGGGGTCATCGCCACGCGCGCGACGGTCGCGTCCCGGGCGTACGACGACGCGGTGGCCGCGGCCGCCGGGATCGAGCTCACCTCGGTGGCGTGTCCGAAGTTCGTGGAGTTCGTCGAGCGCGGCATCACCAGTGGCCGTCAGGTACTCGGGTTGGCGGAGGCGTATCTCGCCCCGATACGCGACGCCGACGTCGACACCCTGGTGCTGGGCTGCACCCATTACCCGTTGCTGTCCGGGGTGGTGCAGCTGGCGGCGGGGGATCACGTCACGCTGGTCTCGAGCGCGGAGGAGACCGCCAAGGACGTGCTGCGCGTCCTCACCGCGGAGGACCTGCTGCGGCCCCACGACCCGGCGGACCCGGCGACCCACGAATACCTCGTCACCGGCGATCCCGACGCCTTCCGGAGGGTGGCGTCCCGGTTCCTGGGACCCGGCATGGTGTCCGTCGGGCGGGCGGGAACGTCCTGA
- the rph gene encoding ribonuclease PH produces the protein MTSSNSSRADGRGDADLRDVTITRGFTSHPAGSVLVTFGQTRVMCTASVTEGVPRWRKGSGLGWLTAEYAMLPAATHERSGRESVRGKVGGRTHEISRLVGRSLRACIDLSALGENTIALDCDVLQADGGTRTAAITGAYVALADAVTWLQSKGAVTGNPLTGAVAAVSVGVVDGRVLCDLPYEEDSRAEVDMNVVCTDGGKLIEVQGTAEGAAFGRDVLDAMLDSAQAGCERLFEMQREALAAPYPGELPSPPAARNRGR, from the coding sequence GTGACCTCATCGAACAGCAGCAGAGCAGACGGACGCGGCGACGCCGACCTGCGGGACGTGACCATCACGCGGGGGTTCACCTCGCACCCGGCGGGGTCGGTCCTCGTCACCTTCGGGCAGACCCGCGTCATGTGTACGGCCAGCGTCACCGAGGGCGTGCCGCGGTGGCGCAAGGGTTCGGGCCTGGGATGGCTGACGGCGGAGTACGCGATGCTGCCGGCCGCGACCCATGAGCGTTCGGGCCGGGAGTCGGTCCGCGGCAAGGTGGGCGGACGCACCCACGAGATCAGCCGGTTGGTGGGCCGCTCGCTGCGCGCCTGCATCGACTTGTCCGCGCTGGGGGAGAACACGATCGCCTTGGACTGCGACGTGCTGCAGGCAGACGGTGGGACACGGACCGCGGCGATCACCGGCGCGTACGTGGCGCTGGCGGACGCGGTCACGTGGCTTCAGTCCAAGGGCGCGGTCACCGGTAACCCGCTCACCGGGGCCGTCGCCGCGGTGAGCGTCGGCGTGGTCGACGGCCGGGTGCTGTGCGACCTGCCGTACGAGGAGGACTCGCGGGCCGAGGTGGACATGAACGTGGTGTGCACCGACGGCGGCAAGCTCATCGAGGTCCAGGGCACAGCCGAGGGGGCGGCGTTCGGCCGTGACGTGCTGGACGCGATGCTCGACTCGGCGCAGGCCGGCTGCGAGCGACTGTTCGAGATGCAGCGTGAGGCCCTCGCGGCGCCGTACCCGGGCGAGTTGCCCTCGCCGCCGGCCGCGCGGAACCGGGGGCGGTAG
- a CDS encoding MBL fold metallo-hydrolase, with translation MFLTVLGCSGSIGGPTSPASGYLVEVDGLAPVVIDMGPGVLGALQRHVAPEDATVLLSHLHADHCLDVPSLLVLRRFGPGAKGAGRVPLVGPSGTAYRIGVASAEEPGTVDDLSDTFEVATWDVTPEVAMRGDDDEVALRVRADRVEHPPESYGMRLTSRSGRVLAYSGDTAYCDALVELAGGADVLLCEASWTHEEGRPPGIHMSGAEAGLTAHRAGVGRLVLTHIPPWVDREAVRAEAAVEFAGEILLAEPDLRITV, from the coding sequence ATGTTTCTGACTGTCCTCGGGTGCTCGGGAAGTATCGGCGGACCCACCTCGCCGGCGTCCGGGTATCTGGTGGAGGTCGACGGGCTGGCTCCCGTGGTGATCGACATGGGTCCCGGTGTCCTCGGAGCGCTGCAGCGGCACGTGGCCCCTGAGGACGCGACGGTCCTGCTGTCCCATCTCCACGCCGACCACTGCCTGGACGTCCCGAGCCTGTTGGTGCTGCGGCGCTTCGGCCCCGGCGCGAAGGGCGCGGGCAGGGTGCCGCTGGTCGGGCCGTCCGGGACGGCCTACCGGATCGGTGTGGCGTCGGCGGAGGAACCGGGGACGGTCGATGACCTGTCGGACACGTTCGAGGTGGCCACGTGGGATGTCACCCCCGAGGTGGCGATGAGGGGCGACGACGACGAGGTGGCCCTGCGCGTGCGGGCCGACCGGGTGGAGCATCCGCCGGAGTCGTACGGGATGCGCCTGACCTCCCGTAGCGGCCGGGTCCTTGCGTACAGCGGGGACACCGCCTATTGCGACGCCCTGGTCGAGCTCGCCGGTGGCGCGGACGTCCTACTCTGTGAGGCGTCCTGGACGCACGAGGAGGGACGCCCGCCGGGCATCCACATGTCGGGGGCCGAGGCGGGGCTGACAGCGCACCGCGCCGGCGTGGGTCGACTCGTGCTGACCCACATCCCTCCGTGGGTGGACCGTGAGGCGGTACGCGCTGAGGCGGCCGTCGAGTTCGCCGGTGAGATCCTGCTGGCGGAGCCGGATCTGCGGATCACCGTCTAG
- the clpS gene encoding ATP-dependent Clp protease adapter ClpS, with product MHPVTTPLAAVRSTAPVMAMPSAAPVESADADLDGGVDNPWLTVVWDDPVNLMSYVTYVFQRVFGYSREKAHDLMLKVHNDGRAVVSSGSRDKVESDVRKLQEAGLWATMQREA from the coding sequence ATGCACCCTGTGACGACACCGCTTGCGGCCGTCCGGAGCACCGCCCCCGTGATGGCGATGCCGTCGGCCGCGCCCGTGGAGTCCGCGGACGCGGACCTCGACGGCGGGGTGGACAACCCCTGGCTCACCGTGGTCTGGGACGACCCGGTCAACCTGATGAGCTACGTGACGTACGTGTTCCAGCGGGTGTTCGGCTACAGCAGGGAGAAGGCGCATGACCTGATGCTCAAGGTCCATAACGACGGTCGGGCCGTGGTGTCGTCCGGTAGCCGCGACAAGGTGGAGAGCGACGTCCGCAAGCTGCAGGAGGCCGGACTGTGGGCCACGATGCAGCGGGAGGCGTGA
- a CDS encoding gluconokinase codes for MPSPHIVVMGVSGAGKTTVARAIAERAGSPFLDADDLHPPTNRRKLGAGEPLGDDDRAPWLAAVRDRMRDRDHPADFGSGLVVACSALRRTYRDVLRDVGRPVFFVELGADPELIAARLAARRGHFASRRILASQLDDLEPLEPDENGIVCPISLPAAEIAEECLAALRKRRGAPGET; via the coding sequence TTGCCCTCACCGCACATCGTGGTCATGGGCGTCTCCGGTGCCGGGAAGACGACCGTCGCCCGTGCTATCGCCGAACGCGCGGGTTCGCCGTTCCTCGACGCCGACGATCTGCATCCGCCCACGAACCGTCGGAAACTGGGCGCCGGCGAACCACTCGGCGACGATGACCGCGCGCCCTGGCTGGCCGCGGTCCGCGACCGCATGCGGGATCGCGACCATCCGGCGGATTTCGGCTCCGGGCTCGTCGTCGCGTGTTCGGCGCTGCGCCGTACCTATCGGGATGTGCTGCGGGATGTCGGCCGTCCGGTGTTCTTCGTCGAACTCGGCGCCGATCCGGAGCTCATCGCGGCCCGCCTCGCCGCCCGCCGTGGGCATTTCGCCTCCCGCCGGATCCTGGCGTCCCAGCTGGACGACCTGGAACCGCTCGAGCCCGACGAGAACGGGATCGTCTGCCCGATCTCCCTGCCCGCCGCCGAGATCGCCGAGGAGTGCCTGGCTGCGCTCCGGAAACGCCGTGGTGCGCCCGGGGAGACTTGA
- a CDS encoding DUF3817 domain-containing protein: MTASTTTPTDNRKPDPGGKIAGALKRYRVLAWITGVWLLVLTVEMIYKYLILDSSSDAPEWFTYIGQAHGVFYILYLFMTLDLAIKARWPAVRTLLTALAGTIPFLSFWFEHKRTRDVHAEYAV; encoded by the coding sequence ATGACCGCCTCGACCACCACGCCGACCGACAACCGCAAGCCGGACCCGGGCGGGAAGATCGCGGGCGCCCTCAAGCGCTACCGCGTGCTCGCCTGGATCACCGGTGTATGGCTGCTGGTGCTCACGGTGGAGATGATCTACAAGTACCTCATCCTGGACAGCTCGTCGGACGCCCCGGAGTGGTTCACCTACATCGGCCAGGCGCACGGCGTGTTCTACATCCTGTACCTGTTCATGACGCTCGACCTGGCGATCAAGGCCCGCTGGCCCGCGGTTCGGACCCTGCTCACCGCTCTGGCGGGGACGATCCCGTTCCTGTCGTTCTGGTTCGAGCACAAGCGCACCCGCGACGTCCACGCCGAGTACGCGGTCTGA
- a CDS encoding non-canonical purine NTP pyrophosphatase, giving the protein MTVRLLVASRNAKKLAELRRVLESAGIVGIEPVGLDEVPDFPEEPEDGATFADNALIKARSGARATGLPCLADDSGLAVDALGGMPGVLSARWSGRHGDDAANNALLLAQLSDVPDERRGAAFVSACALVGPGLPGEVVEEGRWPGRVLREPRGEGGFGYDPLFLPEGSDRAAAELSPQEKDADSHRGRALRALVPALRALAERG; this is encoded by the coding sequence GTGACCGTCCGTCTGTTGGTCGCGAGCCGCAACGCCAAGAAGTTGGCCGAGCTGCGCCGGGTGCTGGAATCGGCGGGGATCGTCGGCATCGAGCCGGTGGGGCTGGATGAGGTGCCGGATTTCCCGGAGGAGCCCGAGGACGGCGCCACCTTTGCGGACAACGCATTGATCAAGGCCCGCTCCGGCGCCCGGGCCACAGGCCTGCCGTGCCTGGCGGACGACTCCGGCCTGGCGGTGGATGCACTGGGCGGGATGCCCGGGGTGCTCTCTGCACGCTGGTCGGGGCGCCACGGTGACGACGCCGCCAACAACGCTCTCCTGCTCGCGCAGCTGTCCGACGTCCCGGACGAGCGCCGGGGAGCGGCGTTCGTCTCGGCGTGCGCCCTGGTCGGTCCGGGCCTGCCCGGCGAGGTCGTCGAGGAGGGCCGCTGGCCGGGCCGCGTGCTGCGGGAGCCGAGAGGGGAGGGCGGGTTCGGATACGACCCCCTGTTCCTGCCCGAGGGGTCCGACCGCGCGGCCGCCGAGCTCAGCCCGCAGGAGAAGGACGCGGACTCGCACCGCGGCCGCGCCCTGCGTGCACTGGTCCCGGCGCTGCGCGCGCTGGCCGAACGCGGCTGA
- a CDS encoding rhomboid family intramembrane serine protease codes for MNRDPRSPWPGTDSTRPAAPGPRRWPALVLLWSFVALMWVVEAADQVLIAAVGPQQTLDGYGVQPLATDGLLGIVFQPLLHGDWAHLIGNSIALLVLGSIIALSGIRPLVSVTLVSWLISGVVSWLLGGAGTVHIGASGIVFGYIFYVIVRGFFSRRILHLVIGLVIGFYYGLEALAGLSPMLDGVSWQGHLGGAIGGVASAYGLKRDRRPQPQPAAQPRWSAGPRR; via the coding sequence GTGAACCGAGACCCCCGTTCCCCGTGGCCGGGCACCGACTCGACCCGGCCGGCCGCCCCGGGACCGCGGCGGTGGCCCGCTCTGGTCCTGCTGTGGTCGTTCGTCGCCCTGATGTGGGTGGTCGAGGCGGCGGACCAGGTGCTCATAGCGGCGGTCGGACCCCAGCAGACCCTCGACGGGTACGGAGTCCAGCCGCTGGCGACGGACGGGCTGCTCGGCATTGTGTTCCAGCCGTTGCTGCACGGGGACTGGGCGCACCTGATCGGCAACTCGATCGCCCTGCTCGTCCTGGGCTCGATCATCGCGCTGTCCGGGATCCGACCGCTGGTGAGCGTCACGCTCGTCTCGTGGCTGATCTCGGGGGTGGTGTCCTGGCTCCTGGGCGGCGCCGGCACCGTCCACATCGGGGCCTCCGGAATCGTGTTCGGTTACATCTTCTACGTCATCGTCCGGGGCTTCTTCTCCCGGCGCATCCTGCACCTGGTGATCGGCCTGGTCATCGGTTTCTACTACGGGCTCGAGGCGCTGGCGGGCCTGTCGCCGATGCTGGACGGCGTGTCCTGGCAGGGGCATCTCGGTGGCGCGATCGGCGGCGTGGCGTCGGCGTACGGGCTCAAGCGTGACCGGAGGCCGCAGCCGCAACCCGCCGCGCAGCCGCGGTGGTCCGCCGGGCCGCGGAGGTGA